From one Anabas testudineus chromosome 18, fAnaTes1.2, whole genome shotgun sequence genomic stretch:
- the gigyf1a gene encoding GRB10-interacting GYF protein 1 isoform X2, translated as MTAETLNFGPEWLRALSSGGSVTSPPPSPAMPKYKLAEYRYGREEMLALYVKDNKVPEDMQDKEFAAILQEEPMQPLALVPLTEEEQRNFSMSVNSVAVLRLMGKGVGGVAPAGVVRGRGATRGGRGRGRGESGFYQRSIEDAEVGFGRSVREIHRSQSWDDRGERRFEKPLRREVGRPGFEESGGPAGPGRKEYTRADSDNWRTLREEQIEDEGEPTNNWRVGASRRDGWRDNGGPGESRRRKIDFDFRDSEGHSGGRRHAGSEGLEDDRDGLPEWCTDEEDGGMGTFDSSGAFMPMKKGGKEMVLDEELDFKGIEEEDEEESLAERNNAEGDKDKESNESGSAAVDVEVKPTSPSSSPPTHCTPPCLSLEPQPSNAGPVVDNIQLSNSHPVKVSSTPSEDVAPVGGSKAQQISSPTTSSNLPPPPPSSAAPLLPPSGGDTEDDEGMKHLQQEAEKMVASLQDTSLEEECFTQALQQQESRNTAAALPLTHEAAMKWFYKDPQGEIQGPFTTVEMCEWFQAGYFTMTLLVKRGCDEGFQPLGDVIKMWGRVPFAPGPSPPPLLGNLDQERLKKQQELAAAAVLYQQLQQQQLFQLINRCSEQGMMPSMNRSMSVPDTGSLWDMHTSASQSSGGEASLWDITMNPSTQGPTLEQLQKLQQERRDAELRAKREEEEQRKRREEKRRQQEEQKRREEEELFRRKQCRQQQELIMKLLQQAPQQQGPGAGSSSWSGAPSTGLSKAGKPQTLLEMHQESERLLKQQQQQQRAQQQRDRHSGMSMGNSSIGGQWTVDGVGMWGGPGGMEVKGSSGGSSSSMGMWDEAVKNQGSLRGNSNNNMGLKNSRSSPSLSHPYMMRKRTEEEEKLLKLLQGMKQDGFTTWCEQMLHALNTSANNSSSSLDVATIVAYLKEVESPYAVLDFIRSYLGDTVEAKEFAKQFLERRAKQKANQQRQQQQLSKEVAGLNMNFPLQDSMRGMNPSTLQSMFQANHMGKAGLYDNQGGKMKKKQPMMLHSDPSILGYSFHNTGDCLSLNEMEMVEDY; from the exons ATGACTGCTGAGACTCTTAACTTCGGCCCAGAATG GCTCCGTGCACTGTCCAGTGGGGGGAGTGTGACgtcccctcctccttcccccgCCATGCCAAAGTACAAGCTGGCCGAGTATCGCTACGGCCGAGAGGAGATGTTAGCACTTTATGTCAAAGACAACAAG GTCCCAGAGGACATGCAGGATAAGGAGTTTGCTGCTATTCTGCAAGAAGAGCCCATGCAGCCACTGGCACTGGTGCCTCTCACTGAGGAGGAGCAG AGGAACTTCTCCATGTCTGTGAACAGTGTAGCGGTACTGAGGCTCATGGGAAAGGGAGTGGGTGGAGTTGCCCCAGCTGGAGTGGTCCGAGGACGAGGGGCCACACGAGGCGGTCgag GACGAGGTCGTGGTGAAAGTGGATTCTACCAAAGAAGTATTGAAGATGCGGAGGTGGGTTTCGGCCGCAGCGTCCGAGAGATACACCGCAGTCAGAGCTGGGATGATCG gGGCGAGCGGCGATTTGAGAAGCCGCTGCGTCGGGAGGTGGGGCGCCCTGGCTTTGAAGAGTCTGGAGGTCCCGCGGGTCCAGGGAGGAAGGAGTACACAAGGGCTGACAGCGATAACTGGCGCACCCTCCGGGAAGAGCAAATTGAGGATGAGGGGGAGCCGACCAACAACTGGAGAGTTGGTGCATCACGCAGAGATG GTTGGCGGGACAACGGCGGTCCAGGTGAGAGTCGGAGAAGGAAGATTGATTTTGACTTCCGGGACTCAGAGGGTCATAGTGGCGGCCGCCGACATGCGGGCAGTGAAGGACTAGAGGATGACAGGGACGGCCTGCCTGAGTGGTGTACAGATGAGGAAGATGGGGGGATGGGCACTTTTGACTCCTCTGGAGCTTTCATGCCGATGaag AAGGGTGGTAAGGAGATGGTACTGGACGAGGAGTTAGATTTTAAGGGgatagaggaggaggatgaggaggagagccTTGCTGAGAGGAACAATGCTGAAGGAGACAAGGACAAGG agAGTAATGAGTCTGGCTCTGCTGCAGTTGATGTTGAGGTGAAGCCCACATCACCTTCCTCTTCTCCCCCAACACACTGTACTCCCCCTTGTCTCTCTCTGGAGCCCCAACCCAGCAATGCAGGCCCAGTGGTGGATAACATTCAGCTAAGCAACAGCCACCCCGTCAAGGTCAGCAGCACACCTAGTGAAG aCGTGGCTCCAGTTGGCGGCTCCAAGGCCCAGCAGATCTCCAGCCCCACCACCTCCTCGAACCTGCCTCCCCCAcctccttcctctgctgctcctctcctccctccgtCTGGAGGAGACACCGAGGACGATGAAGGCATGAAGCACCTGCAGCAG GAGGCAGAGAAGATGGTGGCATCACTGCAAGACACCTCTTTGGAGGAGGAGTGTTTCACCCAGGCTCTTCAGCAGCAGGAGAGCAGGAACACCGCAGCTGCTCTGCCACTGACTCATGAGGCCGCTATGAAGTGGTTCTATAAGGACCCACAGGGAGAGATCCAGG GTCCGTTCACCACTGTGGAGATGTGCGAGTGGTTCCAGGCTGGCTACTTCACCATGACCCTGCTGGTGAAGCGGGGCTGCGACGAGGGCTTCCAACCCCTGGGGGATGTCATCAAGATGTGGGGCCGTGTACCCTTTGCCCCAGGGCCCTCCCCGCCGCCCCTGCTG GGAAACCTGGACCAGGAGCGCCTGAAAAAGCAACAGGAGCTGGCGGCAGCAGCAGTTCTTTATCAGCagctccaacagcagcagctattCCAGCTCATTAACAG gtgCAGTGAGCAGGGTATGATGCCTTCGATGAACAGGTCGATGTCAGTGCCAGATACAGGGTCCTTGTGGGACATGCATACCTCAGCTTCACAGTCGTCAG GCGGTGAAGCCAGTCTTTGGGACATAACAATGAATCCTTCTACTCAGGGTCCAACTTTAGAACAGCTTCAAAAG CTCCAGCAGGAGAGGCGAGACGCTGAACTCAGGGCGAaacgggaggaggaggagcagcgtaagaggagggaggagaagaggaggcaacaggaggagcagaagaggagggaggaggaggagctctTCAGGCGCAAGCAG TGCcgtcagcagcaggaactgatCATGAAGTTACTGCAGCAGGCCCCCCAGCAGCAGGGTCCGGGGGCAGGCAGCTCAAGCTGGAGTGGGGCTCCCTCCACTGGGCTCTCCAAGGCAGGAAAGCCTCAGACTCTGCTGGAAATGCACCAAGAATCAGAGAGGCtcctgaagcagcagcagcagcaacagagagCCCAGCAGCAGAGAGACCGG CACTCTGGGATGTCTATGGGGAACTCCTCCATTGGAGGGCAGTGGACAGTGGACGGTGTAGGAATGTGGGGCGGGCCTGGAGGTATGGAGGTCAAGGGTAGCAGTGGAGGCTCTTCAAGCAGCATGGGCATGTGGGACGAGGCTGTGAAGAACCAGGGCAGCTTGCGtggcaacagcaacaacaacatggGCTTGAAGAACAGCCGCAGCAGCCCGTCACTCAG TCATCCATACATGATGCGCAAGcggacagaggaggaagagaagctgctgaagctTCTGCAGGGCATGAAGCAGGACGGCTTCACTACCTGGTGTGAACAGATGCTGCATGCTCTCAACACCTCTGCCaacaactcctcctcctctctggaTG TTGCCACGATTGTGGCATATCTGAAGGAGGTAGAGTCTCCCTATGCAGTGCTGGACTTCATCCGGTCCTACTTAGGGGACACTGTGGAAGCCAAAGAATTCGCCAAACAGTTTCTGGAGCGACGTGCCAAACAGAAAGCCAACcaacagaggcagcagcagcag TTATCAAAGGAAGTGGCTGGATTGAACATGAACTTCCCTCTGCAG GACTCAATGCGAGGTATGAATCCAAGCACCCTGCAGTCCATGTTTCAAGCTAACCACATGGGCAAGGCTGGTCTCTATGACAACCAGGGggggaagatgaagaagaaacagcCCATGATGCTGCACTCTGACCCCAGCATCTTAG GGTACTCATTCCACAACACGGGCGACTGTCTGAGCCTGAATGAGATGGAGATGGTGGAGGATTACTGA
- the gigyf1a gene encoding GRB10-interacting GYF protein 1 isoform X1: MTAETLNFGPEWLRALSSGGSVTSPPPSPAMPKYKLAEYRYGREEMLALYVKDNKVPEDMQDKEFAAILQEEPMQPLALVPLTEEEQRNFSMSVNSVAVLRLMGKGVGGVAPAGVVRGRGATRGGRGRGRGESGFYQRSIEDAEVGFGRSVREIHRSQSWDDRGERRFEKPLRREVGRPGFEESGGPAGPGRKEYTRADSDNWRTLREEQIEDEGEPTNNWRVGASRRDGWRDNGGPGESRRRKIDFDFRDSEGHSGGRRHAGSEGLEDDRDGLPEWCTDEEDGGMGTFDSSGAFMPMKKGGKEMVLDEELDFKGIEEEDEEESLAERNNAEGDKDKESNESGSAAVDVEVKPTSPSSSPPTHCTPPCLSLEPQPSNAGPVVDNIQLSNSHPVKVSSTPSEDVAPVGGSKAQQISSPTTSSNLPPPPPSSAAPLLPPSGGDTEDDEGMKHLQQEAEKMVASLQDTSLEEECFTQALQQQESRNTAAALPLTHEAAMKWFYKDPQGEIQGPFTTVEMCEWFQAGYFTMTLLVKRGCDEGFQPLGDVIKMWGRVPFAPGPSPPPLLVRQPPPTQRPQPTRGPAGTGNLDQERLKKQQELAAAAVLYQQLQQQQLFQLINRCSEQGMMPSMNRSMSVPDTGSLWDMHTSASQSSGGEASLWDITMNPSTQGPTLEQLQKLQQERRDAELRAKREEEEQRKRREEKRRQQEEQKRREEEELFRRKQCRQQQELIMKLLQQAPQQQGPGAGSSSWSGAPSTGLSKAGKPQTLLEMHQESERLLKQQQQQQRAQQQRDRHSGMSMGNSSIGGQWTVDGVGMWGGPGGMEVKGSSGGSSSSMGMWDEAVKNQGSLRGNSNNNMGLKNSRSSPSLSHPYMMRKRTEEEEKLLKLLQGMKQDGFTTWCEQMLHALNTSANNSSSSLDVATIVAYLKEVESPYAVLDFIRSYLGDTVEAKEFAKQFLERRAKQKANQQRQQQQLSKEVAGLNMNFPLQDSMRGMNPSTLQSMFQANHMGKAGLYDNQGGKMKKKQPMMLHSDPSILGYSFHNTGDCLSLNEMEMVEDY, from the exons ATGACTGCTGAGACTCTTAACTTCGGCCCAGAATG GCTCCGTGCACTGTCCAGTGGGGGGAGTGTGACgtcccctcctccttcccccgCCATGCCAAAGTACAAGCTGGCCGAGTATCGCTACGGCCGAGAGGAGATGTTAGCACTTTATGTCAAAGACAACAAG GTCCCAGAGGACATGCAGGATAAGGAGTTTGCTGCTATTCTGCAAGAAGAGCCCATGCAGCCACTGGCACTGGTGCCTCTCACTGAGGAGGAGCAG AGGAACTTCTCCATGTCTGTGAACAGTGTAGCGGTACTGAGGCTCATGGGAAAGGGAGTGGGTGGAGTTGCCCCAGCTGGAGTGGTCCGAGGACGAGGGGCCACACGAGGCGGTCgag GACGAGGTCGTGGTGAAAGTGGATTCTACCAAAGAAGTATTGAAGATGCGGAGGTGGGTTTCGGCCGCAGCGTCCGAGAGATACACCGCAGTCAGAGCTGGGATGATCG gGGCGAGCGGCGATTTGAGAAGCCGCTGCGTCGGGAGGTGGGGCGCCCTGGCTTTGAAGAGTCTGGAGGTCCCGCGGGTCCAGGGAGGAAGGAGTACACAAGGGCTGACAGCGATAACTGGCGCACCCTCCGGGAAGAGCAAATTGAGGATGAGGGGGAGCCGACCAACAACTGGAGAGTTGGTGCATCACGCAGAGATG GTTGGCGGGACAACGGCGGTCCAGGTGAGAGTCGGAGAAGGAAGATTGATTTTGACTTCCGGGACTCAGAGGGTCATAGTGGCGGCCGCCGACATGCGGGCAGTGAAGGACTAGAGGATGACAGGGACGGCCTGCCTGAGTGGTGTACAGATGAGGAAGATGGGGGGATGGGCACTTTTGACTCCTCTGGAGCTTTCATGCCGATGaag AAGGGTGGTAAGGAGATGGTACTGGACGAGGAGTTAGATTTTAAGGGgatagaggaggaggatgaggaggagagccTTGCTGAGAGGAACAATGCTGAAGGAGACAAGGACAAGG agAGTAATGAGTCTGGCTCTGCTGCAGTTGATGTTGAGGTGAAGCCCACATCACCTTCCTCTTCTCCCCCAACACACTGTACTCCCCCTTGTCTCTCTCTGGAGCCCCAACCCAGCAATGCAGGCCCAGTGGTGGATAACATTCAGCTAAGCAACAGCCACCCCGTCAAGGTCAGCAGCACACCTAGTGAAG aCGTGGCTCCAGTTGGCGGCTCCAAGGCCCAGCAGATCTCCAGCCCCACCACCTCCTCGAACCTGCCTCCCCCAcctccttcctctgctgctcctctcctccctccgtCTGGAGGAGACACCGAGGACGATGAAGGCATGAAGCACCTGCAGCAG GAGGCAGAGAAGATGGTGGCATCACTGCAAGACACCTCTTTGGAGGAGGAGTGTTTCACCCAGGCTCTTCAGCAGCAGGAGAGCAGGAACACCGCAGCTGCTCTGCCACTGACTCATGAGGCCGCTATGAAGTGGTTCTATAAGGACCCACAGGGAGAGATCCAGG GTCCGTTCACCACTGTGGAGATGTGCGAGTGGTTCCAGGCTGGCTACTTCACCATGACCCTGCTGGTGAAGCGGGGCTGCGACGAGGGCTTCCAACCCCTGGGGGATGTCATCAAGATGTGGGGCCGTGTACCCTTTGCCCCAGGGCCCTCCCCGCCGCCCCTGCTGGTGAGACAGCCACCACCAACGCAGCGCCCGCAGCCCACCCGGGGGCCCGCTGGGACT GGAAACCTGGACCAGGAGCGCCTGAAAAAGCAACAGGAGCTGGCGGCAGCAGCAGTTCTTTATCAGCagctccaacagcagcagctattCCAGCTCATTAACAG gtgCAGTGAGCAGGGTATGATGCCTTCGATGAACAGGTCGATGTCAGTGCCAGATACAGGGTCCTTGTGGGACATGCATACCTCAGCTTCACAGTCGTCAG GCGGTGAAGCCAGTCTTTGGGACATAACAATGAATCCTTCTACTCAGGGTCCAACTTTAGAACAGCTTCAAAAG CTCCAGCAGGAGAGGCGAGACGCTGAACTCAGGGCGAaacgggaggaggaggagcagcgtaagaggagggaggagaagaggaggcaacaggaggagcagaagaggagggaggaggaggagctctTCAGGCGCAAGCAG TGCcgtcagcagcaggaactgatCATGAAGTTACTGCAGCAGGCCCCCCAGCAGCAGGGTCCGGGGGCAGGCAGCTCAAGCTGGAGTGGGGCTCCCTCCACTGGGCTCTCCAAGGCAGGAAAGCCTCAGACTCTGCTGGAAATGCACCAAGAATCAGAGAGGCtcctgaagcagcagcagcagcaacagagagCCCAGCAGCAGAGAGACCGG CACTCTGGGATGTCTATGGGGAACTCCTCCATTGGAGGGCAGTGGACAGTGGACGGTGTAGGAATGTGGGGCGGGCCTGGAGGTATGGAGGTCAAGGGTAGCAGTGGAGGCTCTTCAAGCAGCATGGGCATGTGGGACGAGGCTGTGAAGAACCAGGGCAGCTTGCGtggcaacagcaacaacaacatggGCTTGAAGAACAGCCGCAGCAGCCCGTCACTCAG TCATCCATACATGATGCGCAAGcggacagaggaggaagagaagctgctgaagctTCTGCAGGGCATGAAGCAGGACGGCTTCACTACCTGGTGTGAACAGATGCTGCATGCTCTCAACACCTCTGCCaacaactcctcctcctctctggaTG TTGCCACGATTGTGGCATATCTGAAGGAGGTAGAGTCTCCCTATGCAGTGCTGGACTTCATCCGGTCCTACTTAGGGGACACTGTGGAAGCCAAAGAATTCGCCAAACAGTTTCTGGAGCGACGTGCCAAACAGAAAGCCAACcaacagaggcagcagcagcag TTATCAAAGGAAGTGGCTGGATTGAACATGAACTTCCCTCTGCAG GACTCAATGCGAGGTATGAATCCAAGCACCCTGCAGTCCATGTTTCAAGCTAACCACATGGGCAAGGCTGGTCTCTATGACAACCAGGGggggaagatgaagaagaaacagcCCATGATGCTGCACTCTGACCCCAGCATCTTAG GGTACTCATTCCACAACACGGGCGACTGTCTGAGCCTGAATGAGATGGAGATGGTGGAGGATTACTGA